DNA sequence from the Papio anubis isolate 15944 chromosome 7, Panubis1.0, whole genome shotgun sequence genome:
CCACCTGGGGCGCCTACGAATCCTAGGACTTTGCGTGTTGATGGACGGATCCGCGCTGCAAGAAGCCTCGCCGCTGTCACCATTGGGCATTGGCAATTGGTTCTGGGGGAACGGCGCGGAACCAATGGGAGCCGTGGCTCCGGAGAGTCCTTGGAGCGCGCGGGAAAGAGACCAATATAAACTGTGGCGGGAGATTAGTTTTCGGGTCCTTGTCCAGTGAAACACCGTCGGTCGGCTGGGAAGTCAGTTGGTTCTCTCATCTTGTCTCGTCTTGTTTGAACATGGTGCGGACTAAAGCAGACAGTGTTCCAGGCACTTACAGAAAAGGTGAGGCAATCGAGTGTGGTACTGGAGGGCGGGGGTCCTCCCGGCAGCCCGGCCGCGGGCGACAGACGCCAGAGGTCCCCCTGGGCCCTGTGCGCCAAACTCATCTAGCTAGCCAGGGAGCAGCCGGCCGGCCCCTTTACCTTGAAGATGAAGTCGCAGGGGCAGGGTAAGGTTATCCTGCTGTTCTGGATCGCCAGGCTCTCCTCTCCAAGCCGCTGGGTCCAGGACTCGGTATCCAAACCCTCTTGCCCCTTCTGAATACCCTCTTTTGCCTCTCTTCACAGTGGTGGCTGCTCGAGCCCCTAGGAAGGTGCTTggttcttccacctctgccactaaTTCGACACCAGTTTCATCGAGGAAAGGTAAGAAGAGCCCTCCTAAAATTAGGGGATCAGGCCTGGCACCTGCAAGCCCCTGGCTTGCCATGAATTACTTTTTCTTGAGGTACTTACGCCCGAATTTCTTCCTCGCCCTGTGATATAATGAGAGAGGCTGGGCCTTTTGGCTGGCTAGGGTAGAGGTGAGGGGGGTCTCATGGAA
Encoded proteins:
- the PCLAF gene encoding PCNA-associated factor isoform X2, which encodes MVRTKADSVPGTYRKVVAARAPRKVLGSSTSATNSTPVSSRKESVLCSLITQMMKKNRTFSFIFK